One window of the Bubalus bubalis isolate 160015118507 breed Murrah chromosome 8, NDDB_SH_1, whole genome shotgun sequence genome contains the following:
- the IGFBP3 gene encoding insulin-like growth factor-binding protein 3: MLRARPALWAAALTALALLRGPPAARAGAGTMGTGPVVRCEPCDARAVAQCAPPPPSPPCAELVREPGCGCCLTCALREGQPCGVYTERCGSGLRCQPPPGDPRPLQALLDGRGLCANASAVGRLRPYLLPAPSASGNGSESEEDHSMGSTENQAVPSTHRVPVSKFHPVHTKMDVIKKGHAKDSQRYKVDYESQSTDTQNFSSESKRETEYGPCRREMEDTLNHLKFLNMLSPRGIHIPNCDKKGFYKKKQCRPSKGRKRGFCWCVDKYGQPLPGFDVKGKGDVHCYSMESK; this comes from the exons ATGCTGCGGGCACGCCCCGCGCTCTGGGCTGCGGCTCTGACCGCACTGGCGTTGCTCCGCGGACCGCCGGCGGCACGAGCTGGGGCGGGCACGATGGGCACCGGCCCAGTGGTGCGCTGCGAGCCGTGCGACGCGCGTGCCGTTGCCCAGTGCGCGCCGCCGCCCCCCTCGCCCCCGTGCGCCGAGCTGGTGCGCGAGCCGGGCTGCGGTTGCTGTCTCACGTGCGCGCTGCGAGAGGGTCAGCCTTGCGGCGTCTACACCGAGCGCTGTGGCTCCGGCCTTCGTTGCCAGCCGCCGCCTGGCGATCCGCGCCCGCTACAAGCGTTGTTGGACGGCCGCGGGCTCTGCGCCAACGCCAGCGCCGTCGGCCGCCTGCGCCCCTACCTGCTGCCCGCGCCGTCCGCGTCAG GAAATGGCAGTGAGTCGGAAGAAGACCACAGCATGGGGAGCACAGAGAACCAGGCTGTCCCCAGCACACACCGGGTGCCCGTCTCCAAATTCCACCCCGTCCACACCAAGATGGATGTCATCAAGAAAGGTCATGCCAAGGACAGCCAGCGCTACAAGGTTGACTACGAGTCTCAGAGCACAGACACCCAGAACTTCTCCTCTGAGTCCAAGCGTGAGACAGAATAC GGGCCCTGCCGCCGGGAAATGGAAGACACGCTGAACCACCTGAAGTTCCTGAACATGCTCAGCCCCAGGGGCATCCACATTCCCAACTGCGACAAGAAGGGCTTCTACAAGAAAAAGCAG tgccgccCTTCCAAGGGCAGGAAGCGGGGTTTCTGCTGGTGTGTGGACAAGTACGGGCAGCCCCTCCCGGGCTTCGACGTGAAGGGGAAAGGGGACGTGCACTGCTACAGCATGGAGAGCAAGTAG